In Pseudomonas nunensis, a single window of DNA contains:
- a CDS encoding F0F1 ATP synthase subunit I, whose product METRTPNRLPFHRLAVFPVLMAQFIVLLIAALALWQWYGVVAGYSGLCGGLIALLPNVYFAHRAFRFSGARAAQAIVRSFYAGEAGKLILTAVLFALTFAGVKPLAPLAVFGVFVLTQLVSWFAPLLMRTRLSRP is encoded by the coding sequence ATGGAAACACGCACGCCAAACCGCTTGCCGTTCCATCGCCTGGCAGTTTTTCCGGTGTTAATGGCTCAATTTATCGTTTTGCTCATTGCCGCTTTGGCGCTGTGGCAATGGTATGGAGTCGTTGCCGGGTACTCAGGACTCTGCGGAGGCCTGATAGCCTTGTTACCCAATGTTTATTTCGCTCACAGGGCATTTCGGTTTTCCGGCGCCCGAGCAGCTCAAGCCATCGTCCGGTCTTTTTATGCTGGCGAGGCGGGCAAATTAATTCTGACGGCAGTGCTCTTTGCATTGACGTTTGCAGGTGTGAAGCCATTGGCGCCGCTAGCTGTATTCGGCGTCTTCGTGTTGACCCAACTGGTCAGCTGGTTCGCGCCCCTGCTGATGAGAACAAGACTTTCGAGACCTTAG
- the atpA gene encoding F0F1 ATP synthase subunit alpha, which translates to MQQLNPSEISEIIKGRIDKLDVTSQARNEGTVVSVSDGIVRIHGLADVMYGEMIEFPGGVFGMALNLEQDSVGAVVLGSYQSLAEGMSAKCTGRILEVPVGKELLGRVVDALGNPVDGKGPLNNTETDAVEKVAPGVIWRKSVDQPVQTGYKAVDAMIPVGRGQRELIIGDRQIGKTALAIDAIINQKDSGIFCVYVAIGQKQSTIANVVRKLEENGALANTIVVAASASESAALQFLAPYSGCTMGEFFRDRGEDALIVYDDLSKQAVAYRQISLLLRRPPGREAYPGDVFYLHSRLLERASRVSEEYVEKFTNGAVTGKTGSLTALPIIETQAGDVSAFVPTNVISITDGQIFLESAMFNSGIRPAVNAGVSVSRVGGAAQTKIIKKLSGGIRTALAQYRELAAFAQFASDLDEATRKQLEHGQRVTELMKQKQYAPMSIADMALSLYAAERGFLTDIEIAKIGSFEQALIAFFNRDHADLMAKINVKGDFNDEIDAGMKAGIEKFKATQTW; encoded by the coding sequence ATGCAGCAACTCAATCCTTCCGAAATAAGTGAAATTATCAAGGGCCGCATCGACAAACTCGATGTGACCTCCCAAGCCCGTAACGAAGGCACAGTCGTCAGCGTATCTGACGGTATCGTGCGGATTCACGGTCTGGCCGACGTAATGTACGGCGAGATGATCGAGTTTCCGGGCGGCGTCTTCGGTATGGCCCTCAACCTTGAGCAAGACTCTGTAGGCGCCGTTGTATTGGGCTCCTATCAGTCTCTGGCTGAAGGCATGAGCGCCAAGTGCACTGGCCGCATCCTCGAAGTTCCGGTTGGTAAGGAACTTCTGGGTCGCGTAGTCGACGCACTGGGTAACCCAGTTGACGGCAAAGGTCCGCTGAACAACACCGAGACCGATGCGGTCGAGAAAGTTGCTCCAGGCGTGATCTGGCGTAAGTCGGTAGACCAGCCTGTACAGACTGGCTACAAGGCTGTCGATGCCATGATTCCTGTCGGCCGTGGCCAGCGTGAGCTGATCATCGGTGACCGTCAGATCGGTAAAACCGCTCTGGCGATCGACGCGATCATCAACCAGAAAGACAGCGGCATTTTCTGCGTCTACGTAGCGATCGGTCAGAAACAATCGACCATCGCCAACGTTGTTCGCAAGCTGGAAGAAAACGGCGCGCTGGCTAACACCATCGTAGTCGCAGCGAGCGCTTCGGAATCTGCAGCACTGCAATTCCTGGCACCGTACTCCGGTTGCACCATGGGTGAATTCTTCCGCGACCGCGGTGAAGACGCGCTGATCGTTTATGACGATCTGTCCAAGCAAGCAGTGGCTTACCGCCAGATTTCCCTGCTGCTGCGCCGTCCACCAGGCCGTGAAGCTTACCCAGGCGACGTGTTCTATCTCCACTCCCGTCTGCTGGAGCGCGCATCCCGCGTTTCGGAAGAATACGTAGAGAAGTTCACCAACGGCGCAGTGACCGGCAAAACCGGTTCCCTGACCGCACTGCCGATCATCGAAACCCAGGCTGGCGACGTTTCAGCGTTCGTTCCGACCAACGTGATTTCCATCACTGACGGTCAGATCTTCCTGGAATCGGCCATGTTCAACTCCGGGATCCGTCCTGCTGTGAACGCCGGTGTTTCGGTATCCCGTGTGGGTGGTGCCGCTCAGACCAAGATCATCAAGAAGCTCTCCGGTGGTATCCGTACCGCTCTGGCTCAGTACCGTGAACTGGCGGCATTCGCCCAGTTCGCTTCTGACCTGGACGAAGCGACCCGTAAGCAACTTGAGCATGGTCAGCGCGTTACCGAGCTGATGAAGCAGAAGCAATACGCACCAATGTCGATTGCTGACATGGCGCTGTCGCTGTATGCCGCTGAGCGTGGGTTCCTGACTGACATTGAAATCGCCAAGATCGGCAGCTTCGAACAAGCGCTGATTGCTTTCTTCAACCGCGATCACGCCGATTTGATGGCGAAGATCAACGTGAAGGGTGACTTCAATGACGAAATCGACGCTGGCATGAAAGCCGGTATCGAGAAGTTCAAGGCCACCCAAACCTGGTAA
- a CDS encoding F0F1 ATP synthase subunit delta, with amino-acid sequence MAELTTLARPYAKAAFEHAQAHQQLASWSAMLGLAAAVSQDDTMQRVLKAPRLTSADKAATFIDVCGDKFDAKAQNFINVVSENDRLPLLPEISALFDLYKAEQEKSVDVEVTSAFALNQEQQDKLAKVLSARLNREVRLQVEEDKSLIGGIVIRAGDLVIDGSVRGKLASLAEALKS; translated from the coding sequence ATGGCAGAATTGACCACGTTGGCCCGACCTTACGCTAAGGCAGCCTTCGAGCACGCCCAGGCCCACCAGCAACTGGCCTCTTGGTCAGCCATGCTCGGCCTGGCTGCAGCAGTGTCGCAAGACGACACCATGCAGCGCGTGCTCAAGGCCCCGCGACTGACGAGCGCAGACAAGGCCGCCACGTTTATTGACGTGTGCGGCGACAAGTTTGATGCCAAGGCACAGAACTTCATCAACGTCGTTTCCGAAAACGACCGTCTCCCGCTTTTGCCGGAGATATCCGCTCTGTTTGACCTGTACAAGGCCGAACAAGAGAAATCGGTAGACGTTGAAGTGACCAGTGCTTTTGCATTGAACCAAGAACAGCAAGACAAACTCGCCAAGGTTCTCAGTGCACGACTCAACCGGGAAGTGCGCCTGCAAGTCGAGGAAGACAAATCCCTGATCGGGGGCATTGTCATCCGCGCCGGCGACCTGGTTATCGATGGCTCGGTTCGCGGCAAACTCGCGAGCCTTGCCGAAGCATTGAAATCTTGA
- a CDS encoding ParB/RepB/Spo0J family partition protein, translating into MAVKKRGLGRGLDALLSGPTVSSLEEQAVQADQRELQHLPLDLIQRGKYQPRRDMDPQALEELAMSIKAQGVMQPIVVRPIGSGRFEIIAGERRWRASQQAGQETIPAMVRDVPDETAIAMALIENIQREDLNPIEEAVALQRLQQEFQLTQQQVAEAVGKSRVTVANLLRLIALPEVIKTMLSHGDLEMGHARALLGLPENQQVEGARHVVARGLTVRQTEALVRQWLSGKPEPVEPAKPDPDIARLEQRLAERLGSAVQIRHGKKGKGQLVIGYNSLDELQGVLAHIR; encoded by the coding sequence ATGGCCGTCAAGAAACGAGGTCTCGGACGTGGACTGGATGCACTGCTGAGTGGTCCGACTGTCAGCTCGCTCGAAGAGCAAGCGGTACAAGCCGATCAGCGTGAGCTGCAACACCTGCCCCTGGACCTGATCCAGCGCGGCAAGTATCAGCCGCGTCGGGACATGGATCCCCAGGCGCTCGAAGAACTGGCGATGTCGATCAAGGCCCAGGGCGTGATGCAGCCAATCGTGGTTCGCCCGATCGGCAGCGGTCGTTTCGAAATCATCGCCGGTGAACGCCGTTGGCGTGCCAGCCAGCAGGCTGGCCAGGAAACCATCCCGGCGATGGTTCGCGATGTGCCGGATGAAACTGCTATCGCGATGGCGCTGATCGAGAACATCCAGCGCGAAGACCTCAATCCGATCGAGGAAGCGGTAGCGCTGCAGCGTTTGCAGCAGGAATTCCAGCTGACTCAGCAACAAGTTGCAGAAGCAGTGGGCAAATCCCGGGTAACCGTGGCGAACCTGCTACGCTTGATCGCGTTGCCGGAAGTTATCAAAACCATGCTGTCCCACGGCGACCTGGAAATGGGTCATGCACGTGCTTTGCTGGGTTTGCCGGAAAATCAACAGGTTGAAGGGGCGCGACATGTTGTCGCACGTGGGCTGACCGTGCGCCAAACCGAGGCACTGGTTCGCCAGTGGCTGAGTGGTAAACCGGAGCCTGTGGAACCTGCAAAACCGGACCCGGATATTGCCCGTCTCGAGCAGCGCCTGGCCGAGCGCCTAGGCTCTGCGGTGCAGATTCGCCACGGAAAGAAGGGCAAAGGGCAGTTAGTGATTGGCTACAACTCTCTCGACGAGCTTCAAGGCGTGCTTGCTCACATCCGCTGA
- the atpE gene encoding F0F1 ATP synthase subunit C, with product METVVGLTAIAVALLIGLGALGTAIGFGLLGGKFLEGAARQPEMVPMLQVKMFIVAGLLDAVTMIGVGIALFFTFANPFVGQLAG from the coding sequence ATGGAAACTGTAGTTGGTCTAACCGCTATCGCTGTTGCACTGTTGATCGGCCTGGGCGCACTGGGTACCGCAATTGGTTTCGGCCTGTTGGGCGGCAAGTTCCTGGAAGGCGCAGCGCGTCAACCAGAAATGGTTCCAATGCTGCAAGTCAAAATGTTCATCGTTGCCGGTCTGCTCGACGCCGTAACCATGATCGGTGTTGGTATCGCTCTGTTCTTCACCTTCGCGAACCCATTCGTTGGTCAACTCGCTGGCTAA
- a CDS encoding F0F1 ATP synthase subunit B, protein MNINATLIGQSVAFFIFVLFCMKFVWPPVIAALHERQKKIADGLDAAARAARDLELAQDKAGQQLREAKAQAAEIIEQAKKRGNQIVEEAVEKARIDADRVKVQAQAEIEQELNSVKDALRAQLGSLAVSGAEKILGSTIDQNAHAELVNKLAAEI, encoded by the coding sequence GTGAACATTAATGCAACCCTGATTGGCCAGTCCGTTGCGTTCTTCATTTTTGTACTGTTTTGCATGAAGTTCGTGTGGCCTCCGGTCATCGCGGCTTTGCACGAACGTCAGAAGAAGATCGCGGATGGACTGGACGCTGCCGCCCGAGCAGCTCGCGACCTGGAGCTGGCCCAAGATAAAGCGGGTCAGCAACTGCGCGAAGCTAAGGCTCAAGCAGCTGAAATCATTGAGCAAGCCAAGAAACGCGGTAACCAGATTGTTGAAGAGGCTGTTGAAAAAGCCCGTATCGACGCTGACCGTGTGAAGGTTCAGGCTCAGGCCGAGATCGAGCAGGAACTGAACAGTGTCAAAGACGCGCTGCGTGCCCAACTGGGTAGCCTGGCAGTCTCTGGCGCCGAGAAGATCCTGGGTTCCACAATCGATCAAAACGCGCACGCGGAGCTGGTAAACAAACTGGCTGCTGAAATTTAA
- the atpB gene encoding F0F1 ATP synthase subunit A: MAETTASGYIQHHLQNLTFGQHPTGGWGFAHTAAEAKEMGFWAFHVDTLGWSVALGLIFVLIFRMAAKKATSGQPGALQNFVEVLVEFVDGSVKDSFHGRSPVIAPLALTIFVWVFLMNAVDLIPVDWIPHLAILITGDSHIPFRAVSTTDPNATLGMALSVFALIIFYSIKVKGIGGFIGELTLHPFGSKNIFVQALLIPVNFLLEFVTLIAKPISLALRLFGNMYAGELVFILIAVMFGSGLLWLSGLGVVLQWAWAVFHILIITLQAFIFMMLTIVYLSMAHEENH; this comes from the coding sequence ATGGCAGAGACAACCGCTTCGGGCTATATCCAGCACCACTTGCAGAACCTGACTTTCGGTCAGCATCCTACCGGCGGCTGGGGCTTTGCCCACACCGCAGCAGAGGCCAAAGAAATGGGCTTCTGGGCTTTCCACGTCGATACCCTCGGCTGGTCGGTCGCGTTGGGTCTGATCTTCGTTCTGATTTTCCGCATGGCGGCAAAGAAGGCGACTTCCGGTCAACCAGGTGCTTTGCAGAACTTCGTTGAAGTATTGGTCGAATTCGTCGATGGCAGCGTGAAAGACAGCTTCCATGGTCGTAGCCCGGTGATTGCACCGCTGGCACTGACTATCTTCGTCTGGGTCTTCCTGATGAACGCCGTCGACCTGATTCCGGTCGACTGGATTCCTCACCTGGCCATCCTGATCACTGGCGATTCGCACATTCCATTCCGTGCCGTATCGACCACTGACCCGAACGCTACCCTGGGCATGGCCCTGTCAGTGTTCGCGTTGATCATTTTCTACAGCATCAAGGTCAAGGGCATCGGCGGCTTCATCGGCGAACTGACCCTGCACCCGTTCGGCAGCAAGAACATCTTCGTTCAAGCCCTGCTGATCCCGGTGAACTTCCTGCTGGAGTTCGTGACACTGATCGCCAAGCCAATTTCCCTGGCACTGCGTCTGTTCGGCAACATGTATGCCGGCGAGCTGGTCTTCATTCTGATCGCTGTGATGTTCGGCAGTGGTCTGCTCTGGCTTAGCGGCCTGGGCGTAGTTCTGCAGTGGGCGTGGGCTGTGTTCCACATCCTGATCATCACCCTGCAGGCGTTTATCTTCATGATGCTGACCATCGTTTACTTGTCGATGGCGCACGAAGAGAACCATTAA
- the atpG gene encoding F0F1 ATP synthase subunit gamma — MAGAKEIRSKIASIKSTQKITSAMEKVAVSKMRKAQMRMAASRPYAERIRQVIGHLANANPEYRHPFMIDREIKRVGYVVVSSDRGLCGGLNTNLFKALVKDMAKNRENGVEIDLCVVGSKGAAFFRNFGGNVVAAISHLGEEPSINDLIGSVKVMLDAYLDGRIDRLSVVSNKFINTMTQQPTVEQLIPLVATPDQELKHHWDYLYEPDAKELLDGLMVRYVESQVYQAVVENNAAEQAARMIAMKNATDNAGDLISDLQLIYNKARQAAITQEISEIVGGAAAV; from the coding sequence ATGGCAGGCGCAAAAGAGATTCGCAGTAAGATTGCGAGCATCAAAAGCACGCAAAAGATTACCAGCGCCATGGAAAAAGTGGCGGTCAGTAAAATGCGCAAGGCACAAATGCGCATGGCTGCTAGCCGTCCTTACGCGGAGCGCATCCGCCAGGTTATTGGTCATTTGGCCAACGCTAACCCGGAATATCGCCACCCGTTCATGATCGACCGTGAAATCAAGCGTGTTGGTTATGTTGTGGTGAGCAGTGACCGTGGTCTGTGTGGTGGCTTGAACACCAACCTGTTCAAGGCCCTGGTCAAGGACATGGCGAAAAACCGTGAAAACGGCGTCGAGATCGATCTGTGTGTTGTTGGTAGCAAGGGTGCGGCTTTCTTCCGCAACTTCGGCGGTAACGTCGTAGCAGCTATCAGCCACCTGGGTGAAGAGCCATCGATCAATGATCTGATTGGCAGCGTCAAGGTGATGCTGGATGCCTACCTGGATGGCCGTATCGACCGTCTGAGCGTTGTGTCCAACAAGTTCATCAACACCATGACGCAGCAGCCTACCGTGGAGCAGTTGATTCCATTGGTGGCAACCCCGGATCAAGAACTCAAGCACCACTGGGACTATCTCTACGAACCGGACGCCAAAGAGCTGCTTGACGGCTTGATGGTTCGCTACGTGGAGTCGCAGGTCTACCAGGCGGTGGTCGAGAACAACGCGGCTGAACAAGCTGCGCGGATGATCGCGATGAAGAACGCTACCGACAACGCCGGTGATTTGATCAGCGATTTGCAGCTGATCTACAACAAGGCGCGTCAGGCTGCGATCACCCAAGAGATCTCGGAAATCGTCGGCGGCGCTGCCGCGGTTTAA